One segment of Ziziphus jujuba cultivar Dongzao chromosome 12, ASM3175591v1 DNA contains the following:
- the LOC107428778 gene encoding LOW QUALITY PROTEIN: cytochrome P450 CYP749A22 (The sequence of the model RefSeq protein was modified relative to this genomic sequence to represent the inferred CDS: inserted 2 bases in 2 codons; deleted 1 base in 1 codon; substituted 1 base at 1 genomic stop codon), translated as MTASGNLLIIFSSFLFLFFMLALIKILHKLWWTPTRMQYLMGLQGIKGPSYKFIHGNTKQXVSHSIFPKVQPHIESWIKIYGKNYLQXYGTVAQLVVTESELIKEILSHKDGAFPKFEXTPLVKKLLGDGLVNSEGEMWAKLRRLANHAFHGESLKDMTPAMITAVEIMLETWKSYEGQEMEVYEEFRLLTSDVISRTAFGNNYQNGKNIFEMLMRFALLTSNNTYKVRFPGISKFFKTSDEIESDKLEMEIRNNIMKIIKEREEKVISGKENSFGNDFLGILVKAHHDVNDNQRISEDNLVDKCKTFYFGGHETTNTLLGWTVLLLAIHTDWQEEVRKEVFNLFGKKNPNPDSFSKFKKMGMVFNETLRLYPPLIVMTRKVQRAVRLGKHILPANIYLYISSLALRHDPELWGEDVYKFKPERFSEGVAGATKNNPAAFFPFGIGPRNCVGSNFAITESKIALSMILQCYSFTLSPTYVHMPYHHITVRPRHGIQVMLQPL; from the exons ATGACTGCCTCTGGAAACCTTCTAATAATCTTCTCAagctttctttttctgttttttatgttGGCTCTCATCAAAATACTTCACAAACTATGGTGGACTCCTACTCGGATGCAGTACTTGATGGGTTTGCAAGGAATTAAAGGCCCTTCTTACAAATTCATCCATGGAAACACCAAAC ATGTATCCCACAGCATATTTCCTAAAGTGCAGCCGCATATTGAATCCTGGATCAAAATATATG GAAAGAATTATCTGCAATGATATGGAACTGTAGCTCAACTGGTTGTCACAGAATCAGAGCTGATCAAGGAGATACTCAGTCATAAAGATGGAGCTTTTCCAAAATTCG ACACACCGTTGGTCAAGAAGCTATTAGGAGATGGACTTGTGAACAGTGAAGGTGAGATGTGGGCAAAATTAAGGAGATTGGCCAATCATGCCTTTCATGGGGAGAGCTTGAAA GATATGACTCCTGCAATGATCACTGCGGTTGAGATTATGTTGGAAACGTGGAAATCATACGAAGGTCAAGAAATGGAGGTATATGAAGAATTCAGATTGTTGACTTCTGATGTGATTTCCCGAACAGCATTTgggaataattaccaaaatgggAAAAACATTTTCGAAATGTTGATGAGGTTTGCCTTGTTAACATCCAATAATACTTATAAAGTTAGATTCCCTGGCATCAG CAAGTTCTTTAAAACCAGTGATGAGATTGAATCAGACAAGCTTGAGATGGAAATACGAAACAACATTATGAAGATaataaaggaaagagaagagaaggtgATAAGTGGAAAAGAAAACAGTTTTGGGAATGATTTTCTTGGAATACTTGTAAAGGCTCATCATGATGTCAACGACAACCAGAGGATTTCAGAGGACAATTTGGTTGATAAGTGTAAAACGTTTTAT TTTGGGGGGCATGAAACCACTAACACTTTACTCGGTTGGACTGTCTTACTTCTAGCAATCCACACAGATTGGCAAGAGGAAGTTAGGAAGGAGGTGTTCAATTTATTTGGGAAGAAAAATCCAAATCCGGATAGCTTTTCCAAATTCAAAAAA atGGGCATGGTCTTCAATGAAACTCTGAGATTATATCCTCCTTTAATCGTTATGACAAGAAAAGTTCAAAGGGCAGTTAGATTGGGAAAGCATATTCTTCCTGCTAATATTTACTTGTATATCTCATCTTTAGCACTTCGCCATGACCCTGAACTTTGGGGAGAAGATGTGTATAAATTCAAACCAGAGAGATTCTCAGAAGGGGTCGCTGGAGCTACTAAGAACAATCCAGCTGCATTTTTTCCATTTGGAATTGGACCTCGAAATTGTGTGGGTTCCAACTTTGCCATAACTGAATCTAAGATTGCTCTTTCCATGATTCTTCAATGCTATAGCTTCACTCTTTCGCCAACTTATGTCCACATGCCCTATCATCATATTACAGTCCGTCCACGACATGGAATTCAAGTGATGCTACAGCCACTATGA